The stretch of DNA ACTGAAACGCTCCTGCCCTCCATCACATTCCTCCCACAGATTTGTCTACTCGTAATTTACCCTACGTTATCGCCTTCACTCCTCTAATAAACCTTAGCTTAGAGGACACACATATTAGGATGCAGCACGTGTGAATGCGGTCCGATGTGCTGGGTCCAGATTCCGCTGGTTACCACAGCACCACCATTCCTCTAAGAGTGATCACCCATACCcttattttctcattttccGCCTTCCGTCgccatttcttctcttcgtAGGCGGCTAGAGGATGAATTTCTTGATGTCCACCTTCTTCATCATGCTCTCGACAGAGTTCCTCACGTAAGCCGCATCAATAACAAacgtttccccttttctgtcAGGGCCGTCGAAACTGACTTCCTCCACAACCTTCTCTGTGATGGTGATAAGACGGCGTGCGCCTATATTCTGCACGGTGGAGTTGATGTGTGCAGCGATAGACGCGATTTCCCATAGCGCATCGTCGGTAAAGACAAGATCAACACCTTCCGTTTTCATCATCATGACGTGCTGCTTAATGAGATTGTACCTTGGCTCCGTTATAATGCGATGAAAATCTTCCTTGGTGAGGGGCTTCAACTCTACACGAATAGGAAGCCGACCCTGCAGCTCCGCCAACATGTCAGACGGTTTCACGCTGTGGAAGGCGCCGCTACAAATGAAGAGAATCTTGTCCGTCTTGATCTGCACGTTTCCCTTCGTAGAAACAGTTGTTCCCTCCACTAACGGCAACAGGTCCTGCTGAACACCCTCTGCAGAGGCCTGGTGTCCCTTGTAGCCACCGGAAGCTGTTACGATTTTGTCGATCTCATCAATAACCACAATGCCATCCTCCTCACAGGCACGCAGCGCCTCAGCAGAAACATCCTCCGTGTCCACAATCTTGTCGAGCTCCTCTTGCAGTACAGCAGGAATGGCGTCCTTTATCTTCATCACCTTCTTCACCGTCTGCGGACGCTGGCCACCGATCGACGAAGGAATTTCAAGTGAGATGAACACACCTTCATTCGTTCCTGAATTTTTcggtttttccttcttttcctgaAGCTCAACTATGACCTCAATATCGTCGAGGGCACCACTCCGGAGGTGCTCGCGGAAGCCATCGGAAACGCCGGCGAGGGCCTTCAGAATGCGATTCTCCGCCTTCTGTCGTGCCGTTTCTTCATGCCGTCTCAtgatattttgttttgtttgcgtGAGCGAGGCCTTGTAGAGGTCTTCGATGATGCTCTCCACATCTCGGCCGTGAAATCCCACTTCGGTGAACTTTGTCGCCTCCACCTTAATAAACGGAGCGTCCACCAACTTGGCCAGACGTCGCGCAATCTCTGTTTTCCCAACACCCGTAGGACCTAtcattaatatatttttggGAGAAATTTCTTCACGGATCGCCGCGTCCACCTGGTGGCGACGCCAGCGGTTACGCagcgccaccgccaccgcttTCTTCGCCTCCGTCTGTCCAATAATATAATTGTCCAGCTCCTGCATCAGTTCACGCGGTTTCATGTTACGGACAAGCGTTTTTCCAGAAGAGGAGTTCGGTGGGATTGCGGGAGACGCTTCAACGGCCGCCGCTCCCCCACTGAAGCGGACGTTGGGCCCTAAGCTTCTACCAAGCTTCAGTGCCGATGGTAATGAAGAAGTTACTCGCCGCATCATTTATATTACAGGAGAGCTGTCGGTGCTGCCCGTTTCTACTTATACCTCgccttcccccctttgttGCTCAGTTATCTTTACGCTGTCTTTATGTTCAGTCGCGCGaggagattaaaaaaaaccaagCTGTCGAAAAAGGAGCCAACCAAACGGCACTAAGTAGCGAGTCCACTTGGATGAATACTTACAACCTATATTGTTTACTCCCGCAGCGCTTCGAAACAAACAACTACGAGGCAACAGtgggggtaaaaaaaaaaacaagcgggAAAGATAAAGAAACTGAAAAATACAGGGAAAGAAGAGCTTTGTTCGTCTAAGCAGAAGGCAAGGTAACGAGAGTACGAAGTAAGACAGAACAATTATAGAAAGTGAAGCTGTCTCCAGAACAAGGTAAAGATGGTTGTGATCATCGAACGCTACGTCACGTCACATGGTTATTTAGCAGTGAGATCAGAACATCGAGGAGGAAGGTGAGATAAGGTAAAGAATATGCAACCGCTCACGAAATAGCATATCAAATCATGTATGTATTGTGATGGACTCACTAAACGGTATTGCTGAAAAGGATGTGCTGCTGCTTGCGCTTCAAGGGTGCCAGTGAGCGCGCTTTGTGCACGAGTCGGAGCAGACCAGTCAGAAGGATCCATTTCTGCCGCTCCATTATGGCCGAGGTGTATGTATCACGTGCGCCGACCTGCAGCTCCTCCTGCAGCACATTGAAGTAAAGCGCTGAGTACAAACCAAGACCGTACGGGGCGTATAGATTAGCAAGGAGAGGGTAGCGCCGCATTAACTCTTCTTGTCGTGCAAGTAGACCCGCCGCATCGTTCGGGAGATTTAACCGATGGGTGAAGGCATAAGCAACAAATTTGGATTGTGCCtcaaacagaaggaagggtGGAAGCAGTTCCTTTTGCATACCCACAAATCCAATGGACGGATTAGGGGCGAAGAGAGTACCAAGATAGAGACTGCGGTGGTCCACCGCTTTCGTAGCATTTGCAGACGTATCATCGGCACATTTGTTACCTTTCTGCGGCAAGAAGCAAGTTGGTTTCTCTAGCACTTCTCTTATATCTTCGTGTAGAAAAGGATACCGCAGATGATAGCCGGTGGCGCATATTACGGCATCGACGTTATCCATAAAGACACTCTGTGGCAAATCACTATAGCCTGACGCTTTTCCTGCCATCGAACAAGCTCGCATCTCCTTCAACACTTCCACCTTTCCTAGACACTCGTTAGAAAATAGAATACCTTTTCCCTCGCATCCGATGGGTTGACCAAGGTTGGATAGACGACCCCATATGGCACCGTTCCGAAAGCGCAGCCAATTCGAGACAACCTTATTGCCCCTGGCAACGTCTTTCCGCCATCCCGGTGTGCGAGAGAGAAGTTGAACAGCAGCGCTAACTATATCACGCATGTTGGTCCCGTATGAACCTTTTATCAGCCCACTCTCGTCGCAGGAGTCGGAAAAATGTCCCTCATCCGGGAATGAGCATCCA from Trypanosoma brucei brucei TREU927 chromosome 5, complete sequence encodes:
- a CDS encoding heat shock protein HslVU, ATPase subunit HslU, putative (Similar to GB|CAD21591.1|25956194|LIN428522 : regulatory subunit of the HslVU complex {Leishmania infantum} (PMID:12446803)) — its product is MMRRVTSSLPSALKLGRSLGPNVRFSGGAAAVEASPAIPPNSSSGKTLVRNMKPRELMQELDNYIIGQTEAKKAVAVALRNRWRRHQVDAAIREEISPKNILMIGPTGVGKTEIARRLAKLVDAPFIKVEATKFTEVGFHGRDVESIIEDLYKASLTQTKQNIMRRHEETARQKAENRILKALAGVSDGFREHLRSGALDDIEVIVELQEKKEKPKNSGTNEGVFISLEIPSSIGGQRPQTVKKVMKIKDAIPAVLQEELDKIVDTEDVSAEALRACEEDGIVVIDEIDKIVTASGGYKGHQASAEGVQQDLLPLVEGTTVSTKGNVQIKTDKILFICSGAFHSVKPSDMLAELQGRLPIRVELKPLTKEDFHRIITEPRYNLIKQHVMMMKTEGVDLVFTDDALWEIASIAAHINSTVQNIGARRLITITEKVVEEVSFDGPDRKGETFVIDAAYVRNSVESMMKKVDIKKFIL